CCAGAAACTTAAAACCTAAACTCGCAAAAGAGCTTTTTGCGGATGCTAAAACCTGTTTCGGAGGAAGCGGAATGATTGGTGGAACTGCAGAAAAACAAACCGACGGAACTTTTTTGATTAACGGACTTTGGCATTTTGCAACTGGTGCCCCGCATTTAAGTCATTTTACGCTGAATGCAAAACTGACGGAAAACGGAAATTCTTTATTGGATGAATCGGGTTCTGAATTGATTAGGTCATTTGTTATTTCTAAAAATCAAGCTGAAATAATTCCGAACTGGAAATCGATGGGAATGAGAGCAACCGGAACGTATTCTTTCAAGGTTGAAAATGTGAAGGTTTCTAAAGACTACAGTTTTATTTATGATGAGTTTTTTACGGATGATGTTTTAGATAAAATTCCATTTAGAATTTTTGCAGATTTAACGCTGTTGGTTAATTATCTTGGGATGGCTTCTCATTTTGCCGAAGAAGCGATTGTCATTCGTCCCCATCTTGATTTGAATTTATTTAATAGTAGAATAGCGAAAGCGATGGAAAAAGTAATTGAGTTTGCTGATGAAATCGAATTTTTATTAACTCATTCTCAACTTATTATTTCTGAAAAACAATTTGAAATTCATGAGTATTCTTCAGATGTAGTTGAAAGTTTATCGCATCAGATTCTGGAGATGTATTTTCATTTGGGACTTAAAGCAACTCATACAGATTCTGCGATTTACCAAGTTTTTTGTGATTATTTTACTGCGACCCAGCATTCTAATTTTAGAAAAGAATTGAAGGAAGACTATCATCATACCATCAAAAGAATATAAATTTACATCGCTAAAATTATAGCTTCCGGATACGAGAATATTATTTGCAGGTGTACCAATGTAGAATTCAGACCGAAAAATGTAACTCTACATCTTTAGTACATCGCAAAAACTTAAAATCTCTTTTTAACCGCAAAAGCATCAAAAGAAATGATTGAAAAAAGAGAAGTTCAAAAGTTTACAAAATGTTTTTTAAGCTTTATCACTTGTTTTGTTAGCTTTTGGATGACTTATCCATTATAAAATCTTTTGTCACTTTTGCGGTTAAAAAAAATGTCATGTACTAAAATTGTTGTAATATAATTGATTTCGCCCCTTCAGTGCTTCTATATACGATATCGTGTTTTTTATCATTGGGTTTCACGCAATGCTTTAGTAAAACGTCCTTTCAGGACTTTGAATTTTTGAAGTACTATTGTTCTTACTCAGAGTCTAAAAAAAACAAAATTTCTTTTAAATATCAATGATTTCAATGATTGAATATTATTTTACATCAGAAGAATATAAAGTTGCAACGCTCGAATGTAAAGTTACAACGCAAGAATGTAAAGTTGCAACGCTCGAATGTAAAGTTGCAACGCTCGAATGTAAAGTTGCAACGCAAGAATGTAAAGTTGCAACGCTCGAATGTAAAGTTACAACGCAAGAATGTAAAGTTGCAATGCTCGAATATAGAGTTACAACGCTTCATTATAAAGTTACATCGCAAGAATATAAAATTACATCGTTCCAATGTAGAATCTCGGAGGTAAAATATTAATATGAATGTCCGTAATTAATAATAACTTAATTTTTAACAGCTTGTTTGTCATTCTGTAGAAATCTAAACTAGTTCATTTTCAATGTGTTGAGATTCCTGCGGAATGACAAAACGACTGCTGATTTTAGCGTTATGCTTAAAGACGGATATTCACAATATTAATAAACTTTTTTAAATGTTCGATTGAGATTTGAGAATATTGAAAAATGATTTTATACTTTGAATTTTTCTTGTATTTAAAATGAACATTTAAAGAAAAATTCTGTGAAATGTAGGGCAAACTTTAATAGTCAACATAAATTTGCTCTAAATTTGACATCATAAAAAGAAAGCCGTCGATTTGTTCTTTTGTTGGTTTTTTAGAGTATTGCTTTTTTATTTCGGCAATTTTGCTTTTAGTTTTTGCGAATGATAATTCTATTTTTTCGCTCTCTGTATTGCTTTTAATATAGTCTTCATAGGCTATTTTATAGTCTTTAGTTTTTTGAAATTCTTCGAATTGCTTTATTTTAAACTTCATGTAATCTTTGTTTTGCAGCTCTTTCTTTTTTTCTAAATGGTCATTTTTAACCGTGAGGAGGAGGTAGCTTTTGTAGTAACTTGAAAACCCGAAATTATCAGAATCGATAAAATCTCCGGTTGGAACTGTGAGAATTCCGGAGTAATTTAGCTTTACCGTTTTATTATCTGTAAAAATTTTGTTGTATACGGAAATCAATAAACCCGAATTAGAATCGTCGATTTTAAGGTCAGTGAGAAAAAGTTCATTATTTATGATTTCAAAATAGGCAACATATCCGCGCCAGTTTGCTGTAGAAGTTGTAAAATAGGTTTCTCCTTTTTCATCTTTTTTAATGAATTTTTCTCCGAAAATGGGATGATTTTCAGGATGTTCTTGAAAATATTTTTCTAAAGGGTCATTTAATAAATCATACTCTTTTCCATCAATTTTAATGAAATTGGGTTCTTGTCCGGTAGCAAAAAATTTTAGAGAAATAAATAGGAGTATGAATAATAATTTGAATTTCATTTATTTAGGTTTTGGGTAATTATTCTTTTGTTTTCTAAATAGGGATAGCTCAAAATATGGCTGGTTTCAAAATATCGGTACCATTTCCAAAACTTCCAAACATTGATATTAAACTTTCTATTAAACCACAAAAGATTTAGATA
The sequence above is a segment of the Chryseobacterium turcicum genome. Coding sequences within it:
- a CDS encoding acyl-CoA dehydrogenase family protein: MFTPQELREKMHGASEVPHEIINQIHQKRLLQIWVPKLYGGLGLRLNQGLKILFDWSKIDGSLGWMFTLCAGANFFSRNLKPKLAKELFADAKTCFGGSGMIGGTAEKQTDGTFLINGLWHFATGAPHLSHFTLNAKLTENGNSLLDESGSELIRSFVISKNQAEIIPNWKSMGMRATGTYSFKVENVKVSKDYSFIYDEFFTDDVLDKIPFRIFADLTLLVNYLGMASHFAEEAIVIRPHLDLNLFNSRIAKAMEKVIEFADEIEFLLTHSQLIISEKQFEIHEYSSDVVESLSHQILEMYFHLGLKATHTDSAIYQVFCDYFTATQHSNFRKELKEDYHHTIKRI